In Esox lucius isolate fEsoLuc1 chromosome 6, fEsoLuc1.pri, whole genome shotgun sequence, the following proteins share a genomic window:
- the LOC105010680 gene encoding vinculin isoform X4, producing MPVFHTKTIEGILEPVAQQISHLVIMHEEGEVDGKAIPDLTVPVAAVQAAVSNLVRVGKETVQTTEDQVMKRDMPPAFIKVENACSKLVQAAQMLKADPYSVPARDYLIDGSRGILSGTSDLLLTFDEAEVRKIIRVCKGIMEYLTVAEVVETMEDLITYTKNLGPGMTKMSKMIDERQQELTHQEHRQMLLNSMNTVKQLLPVLISAIKIFVATKSTSSAGVEEAKRNRCFTFEKMSAEISEIIRVLQLTTWDEDTWANKDMESMKRSLAAIEAKMALAKSWFKDPHGQPGEPGEVAVRVILDEAGKVGELCAGRERRDVLGTAKTLGQMTDQVVEQRARGQGPSPPCVQRAGQCCQGLDLLLGKVDSASRRLEALTNAKLAIARRLDAAQAWLADPNGGPEGAENIRVLLAEAKRIADLCEDPRERDEILKSINEIAGLTARLVDLRKQGKGDSPEARALAKQIGAALLTLQAKTNRAVANMRPAKPAVTLEGKMEQALRWVNNSGQDDRGVGQAAIRGLVSEGRRLVGGLGGPYRQDMIGRCDRNEALMTLLADMAGRGEAESPQGKATASQLQDSLKGLKGRMQEVMTQEVSDVFSDTTTPIKLLAVSATAPPEAPHREEVFDERAGNFEAHAGRLGATAEKAAAVGSANKTTVEGIQATVKHARELTPQVTSAARILLKNPGNQAAYEHFDTMKNQWIDNVEKLTGLVDEAIDTKSLLDASEEAIKKDIDKCRVAMANVQPQMLVAGATSIARRANRVLLVAKKEVENSEDPRFREAVKHASDILSHTISPMVMDAKAVAGNIQNPALQKAFLDSSLRILSAVGKVREAFSAPEPDFPPPPPDLDQLHVSDPEQAPPKPPLPEGELPPPRPPPPEEKERDEDFPEQKTGELLSEPIMVAARQLHDEARKWSSKPEEEEGVEEVDDEDEYTDGEDDYEPELLMMPSNGNAVNQPILAAAQSLHQEARKWSSKGNDIIAAAKRMALLMAEMSRLVRGGSGNKRAMIQCAKDIAKASDEVTRLAKEVAKQCTDRRIRTNLLQVCERIPTISTQLKILSTVKATMLGRTNISEEESEQATDMLVHNAQNLMQSVKETVREAEAASIKIRTDAGFTLRWVRKTPWYQ from the exons ATGCCGGTGTTCCACACCAAGACCATCGAGGGCATCCTGGAGCCGGTTGCCCAGCAGATCTCTCACCTGGTCATCATGCAcgaggagggggaggtggacgGGAAAGCGATCCCGGATTTGACCGTCCCGGTGGCCGCGGTACAGGCGGCAGTCAGCAACCTTGTCAGG gtgggcaAGGAGACTGTTCAGACCACAGAGGACCAGGTTATGAAGAGAGATATGCCCCCTGCCTTTATAAA GGTGGAGAATGCATGCTCTAAGCTGGTACAGGCAGCTCAGATGTTGAAGGCGGATCCCTACTCAGTTCCTGCTAGAGACTACCTCATTGACGGTTCTAGAGGGATCTTATCAGGAACCTCAGATCTTCTGCTCACCTTCGATGAGGCCGAG GTGCGTAAGATCATCCGTGTGTGTAAAGGGATCATGGAGTATTTAACGGTAGCGGAAGTGGTGGAAACCATGGAGGACCTGATCACCTACACCAAGAACCTAGGACCAG GTATGACCAAGATGTCTAAGATGATTGATGAGCGGCAGCAGGAGTTGACCCatcaggaacacagacagatgctGCTCAACTCCATGAACACTGTCAAACAACTCCTGCCCGTACTCATAtcag CCATAAAGATCTTTGTGGCGACGAAGAGCACATCTAGTGCTGGGGTTGAGGAGGCCAAGAGAAACAGATGCTTCACCTTCGAGAAGATGAGCGCTGAGATCAGCGAGATCATCAGAGTCCTGCAGCTCACCACCTGGGATGAAGACACATGGGCCAACAAG GACATGGAGTCGATGAAACGCTCACTGGCTGCCATAGAAGCCAAGATGGCCCTGGCGAAAAGCTGGTTTAAAGACCCGCACGGCCAACcag gcGAGCCTGGGGAGGTAGCAGTGCGAGTGATCCTGGATGAAGCAGGGAAGGTTGGAGAACTGTGCGCTGGAAGGGAACGCAGAGATGTACTGGGTACCGCCAAGACCCTGGGTCAGATGACGGATCAAGTTGTAGAGCAACGTGCCAG AGGCCAGGGTCCTTCTCCACCTTGTGTCCAGCGTGCCGGTCAGTGTTGTCAGGGTCTGGATCTGCTGCTTGGGAAGGTGGACAGTGCCAGCCGCCGGCTGGAAGCATTAACTAACGCTAAATTGGCCATCGCTAGGAGACTGGACGCTGCCCAG GCATGGCTGGCAGATCCTAACGGGGGTCCGGAGGGTGCTGAGAACATCAGAGTGTTGCTGGCCGAGGCCAAAAGAATTGCTGACCTCTGTGAAGACCCCCGGGAGAGAGACGAAATCCTGAAATCCATCAACGAGATAGCAGGACTCACCGCACGACTAGTGGATCTGCGCAAGCA GGGAAAAGGGGACAGTCCGGAGGCTCGTGCCCTGGCTAAGCAGATCGGAGCCGCTCTCCTGACTCTGCAAGCCAAGACCAACAGAGCGGTGGCCAACATGAGACCTGCCAAACCCGCCGTCACTCTGGAGGGCAAGATGGAGCAGGCCCTCCGCTGGGTCAACAACTCCGGTCAGGATGACAGGGGAGTGG GTCAGGCAGCGATCCGGGGCTTGGTGTCAGAGGGACGGCGGCTGGTTGGAGGGCTGGGGGGGCCGTACCGGCAGGATATGATTGGCCGCTGCGACCGTAATGAGGCACTTATGACATTGCTGGCTGACATGGCCGGGAGGGGAGAAGCCGAATCACCTCAGGGTAAAGCTACTGCTTCACAACTACAGGACAGTTTGAAG GGCCTGAAGGGTCGAATGCAGGAGGTCATGACCCAGGAAGTGTCTGATGTCTTTAGTGACACTACCACCCCCATCAAACTACTGGCTGTATCTGCGACTGCCCCCCCTGAGGCACCGCACAGGGAGGag gtgtttgATGAGCGTGCTGGTAACTTCGAGGCCCATGCGGGCCGTCTGGGGGCCACAGCGGAGAAGGCAGCAGCTGTGGGATCGGCCAATAAGACCACGGTGGAGGGAATACAGGCTACTGTTAAACACGCCAGGGAACTCACTCCACAG gtgacCTCTGCAGCTCGTATCCTGCTAAAGAACCCTGGGAACCAAGCGGCCTATGAACACTTTGACACCATGAAGAACCAGTGGATCGACAATGTGGAGAAACTTACTG GCCTGGTAGACGAAGCCATAGACACCAAGTCCCTGTTAGATGCGTCTGAGGAGGCCATAAAGAAGGACATCGATAAGTGTCGTGTTGccatggcaaatgtacagccGCAGATGCTAGTTGCTGGGGCGACCAGCATAGCGCGGCGAGCCAATCGCGTACTCCTGGTGGCAAAGAAAGAAGTTGAGAATTCAGAAGACCCACGTTTCAGAGAAGCAGTGAAACATGCTTCAGATATTCTCAGTCACACTATCTCACCAATGGTCATGGATGCCAAGGCTGTGGCAGGAAACATACAGaacccag CCCTCCAGAAGGCCTTTCTGGATTCTTCCCTTAGAATTCTGTCTGCTGTTGGGAAGGTCAGAGAAGCCTTCAGCGCCCCGGAGCCTGActttccccctcctcccccagatCTTGACCAGCTGCAC GTGAGTGATCCGGAGCAGGCCCCCCCTAAGCCCCCACTACCGGAGGGAGAGCTGCCCCCACCCCGGCCACCGCCACCGGAGGAGAAAGAGCGAGATGAAGACTTCCCAGAGCAGAAGACCGGAGAGCTGCTAAGCGAACCCATAATGGTGGCTGCTAGGCAACTGCACGATGAGGCGCGAAAGTGGTCCAGCAag cctgaggaagaggagggtgtTGAGGAAgtagatgatgaagatgagTATACTGATGGCGAGGATGACTATGAGCCCGAGCTGTTGATGATGCCGTCGAACGGCAACGCCGTGAATCAACCCATCCTAGCCGCTGCTCAGTCTCTCCACCAGGAGGCACGCAAGTGGTCCAGCAAG GGCAATGACATCATAGCGGCGGCCAAGAGGATGGCGTTGTTGATGGCCGAGATGTCCCGGTTAGTTCGCGGTGGCAGCGGTAACAAGCGGGCTATGATCCAGTGTGCTAAAGACATCGCCAAGGCCTCAGATGAGGTCACCAGGCTGGCTAAAGAGGTGGCCAAACAATGCACTGACCGACGCATCAGAACCAATCTGCTGCAG GTGTGTGAGCGTATCCCCACCATCAGCACTCAGCTAAAGATCCTGTCGACAGTTAAAGCCACCATGCTTGGACGAACCAACATCAGCG
- the LOC105010680 gene encoding vinculin isoform X7 yields MPVFHTKTIEGILEPVAQQISHLVIMHEEGEVDGKAIPDLTVPVAAVQAAVSNLVRVGKETVQTTEDQVMKRDMPPAFIKVENACSKLVQAAQMLKADPYSVPARDYLIDGSRGILSGTSDLLLTFDEAEVRKIIRVCKGIMEYLTVAEVVETMEDLITYTKNLGPGMTKMSKMIDERQQELTHQEHRQMLLNSMNTVKQLLPVLISAIKIFVATKSTSSAGVEEAKRNRCFTFEKMSAEISEIIRVLQLTTWDEDTWANKDMESMKRSLAAIEAKMALAKSWFKDPHGQPGEPGEVAVRVILDEAGKVGELCAGRERRDVLGTAKTLGQMTDQVVEQRARGQGPSPPCVQRAGQCCQGLDLLLGKVDSASRRLEALTNAKLAIARRLDAAQAWLADPNGGPEGAENIRVLLAEAKRIADLCEDPRERDEILKSINEIAGLTARLVDLRKQGKGDSPEARALAKQIGAALLTLQAKTNRAVANMRPAKPAVTLEGKMEQALRWVNNSGQDDRGVGQAAIRGLVSEGRRLVGGLGGPYRQDMIGRCDRNEALMTLLADMAGRGEAESPQGKATASQLQDSLKGLKGRMQEVMTQEVSDVFSDTTTPIKLLAVSATAPPEAPHREEVFDERAGNFEAHAGRLGATAEKAAAVGSANKTTVEGIQATVKHARELTPQVTSAARILLKNPGNQAAYEHFDTMKNQWIDNVEKLTGLVDEAIDTKSLLDASEEAIKKDIDKCRVAMANVQPQMLVAGATSIARRANRVLLVAKKEVENSEDPRFREAVKHASDILSHTISPMVMDAKAVAGNIQNPALQKAFLDSSLRILSAVGKVREAFSAPEPDFPPPPPDLDQLHVSDPEQAPPKPPLPEGELPPPRPPPPEEKERDEDFPEQKTGELLSEPIMVAARQLHDEARKWSSKGNDIIAAAKRMALLMAEMSRLVRGGSGNKRAMIQCAKDIAKASDEVTRLAKEVAKQCTDRRIRTNLLQVCERIPTISTQLKILSTVKATMLGRTNISEEESEQATDMLVHNAQNLMQSVKETVREAEAASIKIRTDAGFTLRWVRKTPWYQ; encoded by the exons ATGCCGGTGTTCCACACCAAGACCATCGAGGGCATCCTGGAGCCGGTTGCCCAGCAGATCTCTCACCTGGTCATCATGCAcgaggagggggaggtggacgGGAAAGCGATCCCGGATTTGACCGTCCCGGTGGCCGCGGTACAGGCGGCAGTCAGCAACCTTGTCAGG gtgggcaAGGAGACTGTTCAGACCACAGAGGACCAGGTTATGAAGAGAGATATGCCCCCTGCCTTTATAAA GGTGGAGAATGCATGCTCTAAGCTGGTACAGGCAGCTCAGATGTTGAAGGCGGATCCCTACTCAGTTCCTGCTAGAGACTACCTCATTGACGGTTCTAGAGGGATCTTATCAGGAACCTCAGATCTTCTGCTCACCTTCGATGAGGCCGAG GTGCGTAAGATCATCCGTGTGTGTAAAGGGATCATGGAGTATTTAACGGTAGCGGAAGTGGTGGAAACCATGGAGGACCTGATCACCTACACCAAGAACCTAGGACCAG GTATGACCAAGATGTCTAAGATGATTGATGAGCGGCAGCAGGAGTTGACCCatcaggaacacagacagatgctGCTCAACTCCATGAACACTGTCAAACAACTCCTGCCCGTACTCATAtcag CCATAAAGATCTTTGTGGCGACGAAGAGCACATCTAGTGCTGGGGTTGAGGAGGCCAAGAGAAACAGATGCTTCACCTTCGAGAAGATGAGCGCTGAGATCAGCGAGATCATCAGAGTCCTGCAGCTCACCACCTGGGATGAAGACACATGGGCCAACAAG GACATGGAGTCGATGAAACGCTCACTGGCTGCCATAGAAGCCAAGATGGCCCTGGCGAAAAGCTGGTTTAAAGACCCGCACGGCCAACcag gcGAGCCTGGGGAGGTAGCAGTGCGAGTGATCCTGGATGAAGCAGGGAAGGTTGGAGAACTGTGCGCTGGAAGGGAACGCAGAGATGTACTGGGTACCGCCAAGACCCTGGGTCAGATGACGGATCAAGTTGTAGAGCAACGTGCCAG AGGCCAGGGTCCTTCTCCACCTTGTGTCCAGCGTGCCGGTCAGTGTTGTCAGGGTCTGGATCTGCTGCTTGGGAAGGTGGACAGTGCCAGCCGCCGGCTGGAAGCATTAACTAACGCTAAATTGGCCATCGCTAGGAGACTGGACGCTGCCCAG GCATGGCTGGCAGATCCTAACGGGGGTCCGGAGGGTGCTGAGAACATCAGAGTGTTGCTGGCCGAGGCCAAAAGAATTGCTGACCTCTGTGAAGACCCCCGGGAGAGAGACGAAATCCTGAAATCCATCAACGAGATAGCAGGACTCACCGCACGACTAGTGGATCTGCGCAAGCA GGGAAAAGGGGACAGTCCGGAGGCTCGTGCCCTGGCTAAGCAGATCGGAGCCGCTCTCCTGACTCTGCAAGCCAAGACCAACAGAGCGGTGGCCAACATGAGACCTGCCAAACCCGCCGTCACTCTGGAGGGCAAGATGGAGCAGGCCCTCCGCTGGGTCAACAACTCCGGTCAGGATGACAGGGGAGTGG GTCAGGCAGCGATCCGGGGCTTGGTGTCAGAGGGACGGCGGCTGGTTGGAGGGCTGGGGGGGCCGTACCGGCAGGATATGATTGGCCGCTGCGACCGTAATGAGGCACTTATGACATTGCTGGCTGACATGGCCGGGAGGGGAGAAGCCGAATCACCTCAGGGTAAAGCTACTGCTTCACAACTACAGGACAGTTTGAAG GGCCTGAAGGGTCGAATGCAGGAGGTCATGACCCAGGAAGTGTCTGATGTCTTTAGTGACACTACCACCCCCATCAAACTACTGGCTGTATCTGCGACTGCCCCCCCTGAGGCACCGCACAGGGAGGag gtgtttgATGAGCGTGCTGGTAACTTCGAGGCCCATGCGGGCCGTCTGGGGGCCACAGCGGAGAAGGCAGCAGCTGTGGGATCGGCCAATAAGACCACGGTGGAGGGAATACAGGCTACTGTTAAACACGCCAGGGAACTCACTCCACAG gtgacCTCTGCAGCTCGTATCCTGCTAAAGAACCCTGGGAACCAAGCGGCCTATGAACACTTTGACACCATGAAGAACCAGTGGATCGACAATGTGGAGAAACTTACTG GCCTGGTAGACGAAGCCATAGACACCAAGTCCCTGTTAGATGCGTCTGAGGAGGCCATAAAGAAGGACATCGATAAGTGTCGTGTTGccatggcaaatgtacagccGCAGATGCTAGTTGCTGGGGCGACCAGCATAGCGCGGCGAGCCAATCGCGTACTCCTGGTGGCAAAGAAAGAAGTTGAGAATTCAGAAGACCCACGTTTCAGAGAAGCAGTGAAACATGCTTCAGATATTCTCAGTCACACTATCTCACCAATGGTCATGGATGCCAAGGCTGTGGCAGGAAACATACAGaacccag CCCTCCAGAAGGCCTTTCTGGATTCTTCCCTTAGAATTCTGTCTGCTGTTGGGAAGGTCAGAGAAGCCTTCAGCGCCCCGGAGCCTGActttccccctcctcccccagatCTTGACCAGCTGCAC GTGAGTGATCCGGAGCAGGCCCCCCCTAAGCCCCCACTACCGGAGGGAGAGCTGCCCCCACCCCGGCCACCGCCACCGGAGGAGAAAGAGCGAGATGAAGACTTCCCAGAGCAGAAGACCGGAGAGCTGCTAAGCGAACCCATAATGGTGGCTGCTAGGCAACTGCACGATGAGGCGCGAAAGTGGTCCAGCAag GGCAATGACATCATAGCGGCGGCCAAGAGGATGGCGTTGTTGATGGCCGAGATGTCCCGGTTAGTTCGCGGTGGCAGCGGTAACAAGCGGGCTATGATCCAGTGTGCTAAAGACATCGCCAAGGCCTCAGATGAGGTCACCAGGCTGGCTAAAGAGGTGGCCAAACAATGCACTGACCGACGCATCAGAACCAATCTGCTGCAG GTGTGTGAGCGTATCCCCACCATCAGCACTCAGCTAAAGATCCTGTCGACAGTTAAAGCCACCATGCTTGGACGAACCAACATCAGCG
- the LOC105010680 gene encoding vinculin isoform X6, with protein MPVFHTKTIEGILEPVAQQISHLVIMHEEGEVDGKAIPDLTVPVAAVQAAVSNLVRVGKETVQTTEDQVMKRDMPPAFIKVENACSKLVQAAQMLKADPYSVPARDYLIDGSRGILSGTSDLLLTFDEAEVRKIIRVCKGIMEYLTVAEVVETMEDLITYTKNLGPGMTKMSKMIDERQQELTHQEHRQMLLNSMNTVKQLLPVLISAIKIFVATKSTSSAGVEEAKRNRCFTFEKMSAEISEIIRVLQLTTWDEDTWANKKDMESMKRSLAAIEAKMALAKSWFKDPHGQPGEPGEVAVRVILDEAGKVGELCAGRERRDVLGTAKTLGQMTDQVVEQRARGQGPSPPCVQRAGQCCQGLDLLLGKVDSASRRLEALTNAKLAIARRLDAAQAWLADPNGGPEGAENIRVLLAEAKRIADLCEDPRERDEILKSINEIAGLTARLVDLRKQGKGDSPEARALAKQIGAALLTLQAKTNRAVANMRPAKPAVTLEGKMEQALRWVNNSGQDDRGVGQAAIRGLVSEGRRLVGGLGGPYRQDMIGRCDRNEALMTLLADMAGRGEAESPQGKATASQLQDSLKGLKGRMQEVMTQEVSDVFSDTTTPIKLLAVSATAPPEAPHREEVFDERAGNFEAHAGRLGATAEKAAAVGSANKTTVEGIQATVKHARELTPQVTSAARILLKNPGNQAAYEHFDTMKNQWIDNVEKLTGLVDEAIDTKSLLDASEEAIKKDIDKCRVAMANVQPQMLVAGATSIARRANRVLLVAKKEVENSEDPRFREAVKHASDILSHTISPMVMDAKAVAGNIQNPALQKAFLDSSLRILSAVGKVREAFSAPEPDFPPPPPDLDQLHVSDPEQAPPKPPLPEGELPPPRPPPPEEKERDEDFPEQKTGELLSEPIMVAARQLHDEARKWSSKGNDIIAAAKRMALLMAEMSRLVRGGSGNKRAMIQCAKDIAKASDEVTRLAKEVAKQCTDRRIRTNLLQVCERIPTISTQLKILSTVKATMLGRTNISEEESEQATDMLVHNAQNLMQSVKETVREAEAASIKIRTDAGFTLRWVRKTPWYQ; from the exons ATGCCGGTGTTCCACACCAAGACCATCGAGGGCATCCTGGAGCCGGTTGCCCAGCAGATCTCTCACCTGGTCATCATGCAcgaggagggggaggtggacgGGAAAGCGATCCCGGATTTGACCGTCCCGGTGGCCGCGGTACAGGCGGCAGTCAGCAACCTTGTCAGG gtgggcaAGGAGACTGTTCAGACCACAGAGGACCAGGTTATGAAGAGAGATATGCCCCCTGCCTTTATAAA GGTGGAGAATGCATGCTCTAAGCTGGTACAGGCAGCTCAGATGTTGAAGGCGGATCCCTACTCAGTTCCTGCTAGAGACTACCTCATTGACGGTTCTAGAGGGATCTTATCAGGAACCTCAGATCTTCTGCTCACCTTCGATGAGGCCGAG GTGCGTAAGATCATCCGTGTGTGTAAAGGGATCATGGAGTATTTAACGGTAGCGGAAGTGGTGGAAACCATGGAGGACCTGATCACCTACACCAAGAACCTAGGACCAG GTATGACCAAGATGTCTAAGATGATTGATGAGCGGCAGCAGGAGTTGACCCatcaggaacacagacagatgctGCTCAACTCCATGAACACTGTCAAACAACTCCTGCCCGTACTCATAtcag CCATAAAGATCTTTGTGGCGACGAAGAGCACATCTAGTGCTGGGGTTGAGGAGGCCAAGAGAAACAGATGCTTCACCTTCGAGAAGATGAGCGCTGAGATCAGCGAGATCATCAGAGTCCTGCAGCTCACCACCTGGGATGAAGACACATGGGCCAACAAG AAGGACATGGAGTCGATGAAACGCTCACTGGCTGCCATAGAAGCCAAGATGGCCCTGGCGAAAAGCTGGTTTAAAGACCCGCACGGCCAACcag gcGAGCCTGGGGAGGTAGCAGTGCGAGTGATCCTGGATGAAGCAGGGAAGGTTGGAGAACTGTGCGCTGGAAGGGAACGCAGAGATGTACTGGGTACCGCCAAGACCCTGGGTCAGATGACGGATCAAGTTGTAGAGCAACGTGCCAG AGGCCAGGGTCCTTCTCCACCTTGTGTCCAGCGTGCCGGTCAGTGTTGTCAGGGTCTGGATCTGCTGCTTGGGAAGGTGGACAGTGCCAGCCGCCGGCTGGAAGCATTAACTAACGCTAAATTGGCCATCGCTAGGAGACTGGACGCTGCCCAG GCATGGCTGGCAGATCCTAACGGGGGTCCGGAGGGTGCTGAGAACATCAGAGTGTTGCTGGCCGAGGCCAAAAGAATTGCTGACCTCTGTGAAGACCCCCGGGAGAGAGACGAAATCCTGAAATCCATCAACGAGATAGCAGGACTCACCGCACGACTAGTGGATCTGCGCAAGCA GGGAAAAGGGGACAGTCCGGAGGCTCGTGCCCTGGCTAAGCAGATCGGAGCCGCTCTCCTGACTCTGCAAGCCAAGACCAACAGAGCGGTGGCCAACATGAGACCTGCCAAACCCGCCGTCACTCTGGAGGGCAAGATGGAGCAGGCCCTCCGCTGGGTCAACAACTCCGGTCAGGATGACAGGGGAGTGG GTCAGGCAGCGATCCGGGGCTTGGTGTCAGAGGGACGGCGGCTGGTTGGAGGGCTGGGGGGGCCGTACCGGCAGGATATGATTGGCCGCTGCGACCGTAATGAGGCACTTATGACATTGCTGGCTGACATGGCCGGGAGGGGAGAAGCCGAATCACCTCAGGGTAAAGCTACTGCTTCACAACTACAGGACAGTTTGAAG GGCCTGAAGGGTCGAATGCAGGAGGTCATGACCCAGGAAGTGTCTGATGTCTTTAGTGACACTACCACCCCCATCAAACTACTGGCTGTATCTGCGACTGCCCCCCCTGAGGCACCGCACAGGGAGGag gtgtttgATGAGCGTGCTGGTAACTTCGAGGCCCATGCGGGCCGTCTGGGGGCCACAGCGGAGAAGGCAGCAGCTGTGGGATCGGCCAATAAGACCACGGTGGAGGGAATACAGGCTACTGTTAAACACGCCAGGGAACTCACTCCACAG gtgacCTCTGCAGCTCGTATCCTGCTAAAGAACCCTGGGAACCAAGCGGCCTATGAACACTTTGACACCATGAAGAACCAGTGGATCGACAATGTGGAGAAACTTACTG GCCTGGTAGACGAAGCCATAGACACCAAGTCCCTGTTAGATGCGTCTGAGGAGGCCATAAAGAAGGACATCGATAAGTGTCGTGTTGccatggcaaatgtacagccGCAGATGCTAGTTGCTGGGGCGACCAGCATAGCGCGGCGAGCCAATCGCGTACTCCTGGTGGCAAAGAAAGAAGTTGAGAATTCAGAAGACCCACGTTTCAGAGAAGCAGTGAAACATGCTTCAGATATTCTCAGTCACACTATCTCACCAATGGTCATGGATGCCAAGGCTGTGGCAGGAAACATACAGaacccag CCCTCCAGAAGGCCTTTCTGGATTCTTCCCTTAGAATTCTGTCTGCTGTTGGGAAGGTCAGAGAAGCCTTCAGCGCCCCGGAGCCTGActttccccctcctcccccagatCTTGACCAGCTGCAC GTGAGTGATCCGGAGCAGGCCCCCCCTAAGCCCCCACTACCGGAGGGAGAGCTGCCCCCACCCCGGCCACCGCCACCGGAGGAGAAAGAGCGAGATGAAGACTTCCCAGAGCAGAAGACCGGAGAGCTGCTAAGCGAACCCATAATGGTGGCTGCTAGGCAACTGCACGATGAGGCGCGAAAGTGGTCCAGCAag GGCAATGACATCATAGCGGCGGCCAAGAGGATGGCGTTGTTGATGGCCGAGATGTCCCGGTTAGTTCGCGGTGGCAGCGGTAACAAGCGGGCTATGATCCAGTGTGCTAAAGACATCGCCAAGGCCTCAGATGAGGTCACCAGGCTGGCTAAAGAGGTGGCCAAACAATGCACTGACCGACGCATCAGAACCAATCTGCTGCAG GTGTGTGAGCGTATCCCCACCATCAGCACTCAGCTAAAGATCCTGTCGACAGTTAAAGCCACCATGCTTGGACGAACCAACATCAGCG